A genome region from Hymenobacter tibetensis includes the following:
- a CDS encoding HAD family hydrolase, translated as MPYSLLLFDYDGTLCDSRQAIKHAMRRTFEILEYPAPDESLMEEAVGRGLLLTEMLLWLHPPGTPPLPAIWVDTYRAIYNSESEALVNVFPGAEQVLTTAAASGKESIVISNKGLPLLETSLSRLGLRQYFSLILGDAPGRVLPLKPDPAMFTQVIQPRFPNVSLAHTLMIGDTAPDLRFARNCGIASCWASYGFGQEADNLPLGPTYRISALPELLPLL; from the coding sequence ATGCCTTACTCTCTGCTGCTATTTGATTACGACGGTACCCTATGCGATTCGCGCCAGGCCATCAAGCACGCGATGCGCCGTACCTTTGAAATATTAGAGTACCCCGCACCTGATGAGAGCCTGATGGAAGAAGCGGTAGGGCGGGGATTGTTGCTGACCGAGATGCTACTTTGGCTGCACCCGCCTGGTACACCGCCGCTGCCAGCCATCTGGGTGGATACGTACCGCGCTATCTACAACTCCGAATCGGAGGCACTGGTGAACGTGTTTCCGGGAGCGGAGCAAGTCTTGACTACTGCTGCTGCTAGTGGTAAAGAGTCTATCGTTATCAGCAACAAAGGCTTACCGCTGCTAGAAACCTCGCTGAGCCGGCTAGGACTGCGCCAGTATTTCAGCCTGATTCTCGGTGATGCGCCCGGCCGGGTGTTGCCGCTCAAGCCTGACCCAGCCATGTTCACGCAAGTAATTCAGCCTCGGTTCCCCAACGTTAGTCTTGCCCACACGCTCATGATTGGTGATACAGCACCTGACCTGCGTTTCGCCCGCAACTGTGGCATTGCCTCCTGTTGGGCTAGCTATGGCTTCGGCCAGGAAGCCGACAATTTGCCGCTAGGTCCTACATATCGTATCAGTGCCTTGCCGGAACTGTTGCCTCTGCTCTAG
- a CDS encoding nucleotidyltransferase domain-containing protein, with product MTISDLRQRGLILFEAISGSRAYGTHLPHSDTDLKGVFILPEEEFYGLDYVPQVANATNDEVFYELRRFVELLLKNNPTVLELLGTPADCVVYRHPLFEAFRAENFLSKLCRQSFAEYAVAQIRKAKGLNKKINHPEPPSRKSVLDFCYVTVGAGAQPVQPWLTRQGLSAAQCGLANVPHLTDLYALFIDEDPNGRHGYRGLVRDPETSQDVLLSAVPKGEEPVAYLSFNRNGYSTYCRVFREYHEWVAKRNAERYQNTVQHGKNYDAKNMLHVFRLLRMAEEIALTSQLQVRRPDREFLLAIRRGEFEYEELVQQAETLVERVEAAFAASSLPEAPDKAATELLLIQTRRAWYGAAK from the coding sequence ATGACCATTTCCGACCTGCGCCAGCGCGGCCTTATTCTCTTCGAAGCCATTAGCGGCAGCCGCGCCTACGGCACCCATCTGCCTCACTCCGATACCGATTTGAAAGGCGTGTTTATTCTGCCAGAAGAAGAGTTTTATGGGCTCGATTACGTGCCGCAGGTAGCCAATGCCACCAACGACGAAGTGTTTTACGAGCTGCGCCGCTTCGTAGAGTTGCTACTCAAAAACAACCCCACCGTGCTGGAACTGCTCGGCACCCCGGCCGACTGCGTGGTATACCGCCACCCGTTGTTCGAGGCATTTCGAGCCGAAAATTTTCTGTCCAAGCTTTGTCGGCAGAGCTTCGCCGAGTATGCCGTAGCGCAGATTCGTAAAGCCAAAGGTTTGAACAAGAAAATCAACCATCCCGAGCCCCCAAGCCGGAAATCGGTGCTAGATTTCTGTTACGTGACCGTAGGCGCCGGCGCGCAGCCAGTGCAGCCGTGGCTAACCCGGCAGGGCCTCAGCGCCGCGCAGTGCGGCCTAGCCAATGTGCCCCACCTCACCGACCTCTACGCCTTATTCATCGACGAGGACCCTAACGGCCGCCACGGCTACCGGGGCCTCGTGCGCGACCCGGAAACTTCGCAGGACGTGCTGCTGTCGGCGGTGCCGAAAGGAGAGGAGCCGGTGGCGTATTTGAGTTTCAACCGCAACGGCTACAGCACCTACTGCCGGGTGTTTCGGGAGTACCACGAGTGGGTAGCCAAGCGCAATGCCGAGCGGTACCAGAACACTGTACAGCACGGCAAAAACTACGACGCCAAAAACATGCTGCACGTGTTCCGGCTCTTGCGCATGGCCGAGGAAATTGCCCTCACCAGCCAGCTCCAGGTCCGTCGCCCCGACCGGGAGTTTTTGCTAGCCATCCGCCGGGGCGAGTTCGAGTACGAGGAATTAGTGCAGCAAGCAGAAACCCTAGTAGAGCGGGTGGAAGCTGCCTTTGCCGCGTCCAGCCTGCCCGAAGCCCCCGACAAAGCCGCCACGGAGCTACTGCTGATCCAGACACGGCGGGCGTGGTACGGAGCTGCCAAATAG
- a CDS encoding nucleotidyltransferase domain-containing protein encodes MASPFRWFKLLSLDFRPYCYLRTAGYYMLTRIQTALTQLEAAHGIRILYACESGSRAWGFPSPNSDYDVRFIYAHPTDWYLTLDDGADTLNFPVDDELDLAGWELRKALKLLRGSNAALFEWLQSPVVYAEAAGFQAQLAPHLTSCWNARAGLNHYTGLMRRGVEDDLVAADVRLKRLFYALRSSLAARWIQLQPTEVPPMEFRQLRQVLPPELNEVVDELLARKATADEKTTVPRPALLVDFLQAEYEAALAAHATLPIARVADPTPALDALFRTLLPASS; translated from the coding sequence ATGGCAAGCCCTTTTCGGTGGTTCAAGCTACTTTCACTGGATTTTCGCCCTTACTGCTACCTGCGCACTGCTGGCTACTACATGCTGACCCGCATCCAAACCGCCCTTACCCAGCTCGAAGCCGCCCACGGCATCCGGATTCTCTACGCCTGCGAGTCGGGCAGTCGGGCCTGGGGCTTCCCCTCCCCGAACTCCGACTACGACGTGCGGTTCATCTACGCTCATCCCACCGACTGGTACCTAACGCTCGACGACGGCGCCGACACGCTCAACTTTCCGGTCGACGACGAGCTAGACTTGGCTGGTTGGGAGCTGCGCAAAGCACTGAAGCTGCTGCGCGGTTCTAATGCCGCGCTTTTCGAGTGGTTACAGTCGCCGGTGGTGTACGCAGAAGCAGCCGGATTTCAAGCCCAGCTTGCGCCGCACCTGACCAGTTGCTGGAACGCGCGGGCCGGGCTGAACCACTACACCGGGTTGATGCGGCGCGGGGTAGAAGACGATTTAGTTGCCGCAGATGTTCGCTTGAAGCGGCTCTTTTATGCCCTGCGCTCCTCACTGGCGGCCCGCTGGATTCAGCTGCAACCCACCGAGGTGCCGCCCATGGAATTCCGGCAGCTGCGGCAGGTCCTGCCGCCCGAGTTGAACGAGGTGGTAGACGAGTTGCTGGCCCGAAAGGCCACGGCCGACGAGAAAACCACTGTGCCTCGTCCGGCGCTGCTGGTCGATTTCTTGCAAGCGGAATACGAGGCCGCGCTGGCCGCCCACGCCACGCTGCCTATTGCTAGAGTGGCCGACCCTACGCCCGCGCTAGACGCCTTGTTCCGAACCTTGCTTCCAGCTTCTTCCTAA
- a CDS encoding DUF2268 domain-containing putative Zn-dependent protease (predicted Zn-dependent protease with a strongly conserved HExxH motif) has translation MPNLVTHEMTHNVQQPNDGTLLGAAIREGMADFVTELVTGFLGNNARLHEYGNAHEQELWTAFRQEMNGTYTKNWLANSEQETPEKPCDLGYYVGYKICQAYYTKAPNKKQAVAAMLTTKDFRVFLAQSGYALKFP, from the coding sequence ATGCCAAATTTGGTGACGCACGAAATGACGCACAACGTGCAGCAGCCCAACGACGGCACTTTGCTCGGGGCCGCTATTCGGGAAGGCATGGCCGATTTTGTGACTGAGCTGGTTACTGGCTTCCTTGGTAATAACGCCCGCTTGCACGAGTACGGCAACGCCCACGAGCAGGAGTTGTGGACTGCTTTCCGCCAGGAAATGAACGGCACCTATACCAAGAACTGGCTGGCCAACTCCGAGCAGGAGACGCCCGAAAAACCCTGTGACCTTGGCTACTACGTTGGCTATAAAATCTGCCAGGCGTATTACACCAAAGCGCCCAACAAAAAGCAGGCTGTAGCTGCCATGCTGACTACCAAAGATTTCCGCGTGTTTCTTGCCCAGAGTGGCTATGCATTGAAGTTTCCCTGA
- a CDS encoding SGNH/GDSL hydrolase family protein — MKWILVPMLALSFLTTPLLAQQTPPAKQEDPLRTDWAKLARYAAANQQLPAPAANRPRVVLLGNSITDSWPKADPTFFADKTYDYVGRGISGQTSPQMLVRFRQDVLNLRPAVVAILAGTNDVAENTGPYDPQATLNNIMSMAELARANGVRVILCSVLPATEFPWRKGLSPGPKIVALNEQIKAYARQQQFTYLDYHAAMADAQQGLNSTLATDGVHPTLAGYQVMGPLLQKAVAETLKKKQK; from the coding sequence ATGAAGTGGATCCTAGTTCCGATGTTGGCCTTGAGCTTTCTGACCACCCCGCTCCTAGCTCAACAAACACCACCAGCCAAGCAGGAAGACCCTTTGCGTACCGACTGGGCTAAACTCGCCCGCTATGCCGCCGCCAATCAGCAGCTACCCGCCCCCGCCGCCAACCGGCCCCGCGTGGTGCTGCTCGGCAACTCCATCACCGATTCCTGGCCCAAAGCCGACCCCACTTTTTTCGCCGACAAAACCTATGACTATGTGGGGCGGGGCATCAGCGGGCAAACTTCACCCCAGATGCTGGTACGCTTTCGGCAGGATGTATTGAACCTGCGCCCTGCCGTAGTGGCCATTCTGGCCGGCACCAATGACGTAGCCGAAAACACCGGCCCCTACGACCCGCAAGCCACCCTCAATAACATCATGTCGATGGCGGAGCTGGCCCGGGCCAATGGGGTGCGGGTAATTCTGTGCTCGGTGCTGCCTGCCACCGAGTTTCCCTGGCGCAAAGGCTTGAGTCCGGGACCTAAGATTGTGGCCCTCAACGAGCAAATAAAAGCCTATGCCCGCCAGCAGCAGTTCACTTACCTCGATTACCACGCCGCCATGGCCGACGCCCAGCAAGGCCTCAACTCTACTCTCGCCACCGACGGCGTGCACCCTACCCTAGCCGGCTATCAGGTGATGGGGCCTCTCTTGCAAAAAGCCGTAGCGGAAACCCTCAAGAAAAAGCAAAAGTAA
- a CDS encoding M28 family metallopeptidase: MNRQPTLPALLLLCTTTFSALGQTVAKHEGNPGAGKPPRYTAAPPAATITAATISKYLQAVSSDEMQGRKPFTVGEERSTQYLADQFKQLGLKPGPDGSYFQAVPMVEITGTPAATMQIKGKSQNLSFNYKTDFVAFTQREQEQVPVTNSPLVFAGYGVVAPEYKWDDYAGLDVKGKTVVILVNDPGNAGNDTTFFKGKAMTYYGRWTYKYEEAARHGAAGVLIVHDTKPAAYPWSVVLSGATSPKLRAQTPNKAADKCALEGWLTLDAAKKLFQAAGQNYDQLYAAANKPGFRPRPLGDLTLTTSIANKLRRQTSRNVLAVLPGTTRATEYIVYSAHWDHFGVGKAIAGDSIYNGAVDDGTGLAALLSIAEAFQKAPQKPARSIVFLAVTGEEQGLLGSAYYAQHPPYPLNKTVADLNMDMLWPYGEMKDLTVIGYGQSELEDYAHAAAKEQDRYVLPDQTPETGMFYRSDHFNFAHVGVPSLYASGGFESRTRGKEYIAQQRQNYTTNMYHKPADQFDPSWDLSGIAQDAQLYFRVGQRLAAEITFPKWRAGSEFKGARDKSMGGK; encoded by the coding sequence ATGAACCGCCAACCGACACTACCTGCCTTACTACTGCTCTGCACCACCACATTTTCTGCTCTTGGCCAGACAGTTGCGAAGCATGAAGGCAACCCCGGCGCTGGTAAGCCGCCGCGTTATACCGCTGCTCCCCCGGCCGCTACCATCACCGCCGCCACTATCAGTAAGTACCTGCAAGCCGTTTCCTCGGATGAGATGCAGGGCCGCAAGCCGTTCACCGTGGGCGAAGAACGCAGCACCCAGTACCTGGCCGACCAGTTCAAGCAGCTCGGCCTCAAACCTGGCCCCGATGGCAGCTACTTCCAAGCCGTGCCCATGGTGGAAATTACGGGTACTCCTGCAGCTACCATGCAAATCAAGGGCAAAAGCCAGAACCTGAGCTTCAATTACAAGACTGACTTTGTGGCTTTTACGCAGCGTGAGCAGGAGCAAGTGCCCGTCACGAACTCGCCGCTGGTGTTTGCCGGCTACGGGGTAGTAGCGCCCGAGTACAAGTGGGACGACTACGCCGGCCTCGACGTGAAAGGCAAAACGGTGGTGATCCTCGTCAACGACCCTGGCAACGCCGGCAACGACACCACGTTCTTCAAGGGTAAGGCCATGACCTACTACGGCCGCTGGACCTACAAATACGAGGAAGCTGCTCGCCACGGCGCGGCCGGTGTGCTGATTGTGCACGACACCAAGCCGGCCGCCTACCCCTGGTCGGTGGTGCTGAGTGGGGCCACCAGCCCGAAACTGCGCGCCCAGACGCCCAACAAAGCCGCCGATAAGTGCGCCTTAGAAGGGTGGCTGACCCTAGACGCTGCCAAGAAACTATTCCAGGCCGCCGGCCAGAACTACGACCAGCTCTACGCGGCGGCCAATAAGCCCGGCTTCCGCCCCCGCCCCCTCGGCGACCTTACCCTCACGACCAGCATAGCCAACAAACTCCGCCGCCAGACCAGCCGCAACGTGCTGGCCGTGCTGCCTGGCACTACCCGCGCTACCGAATACATCGTCTACTCGGCTCACTGGGACCATTTCGGCGTGGGCAAAGCCATTGCCGGCGACTCCATCTACAACGGCGCCGTGGACGATGGCACCGGCCTGGCCGCCTTGCTAAGCATCGCCGAAGCCTTCCAGAAAGCCCCGCAGAAGCCTGCTCGCAGCATTGTGTTCTTGGCCGTGACCGGCGAAGAGCAGGGGTTGCTCGGCTCGGCCTACTATGCCCAGCATCCGCCCTACCCCCTCAACAAAACCGTGGCCGACCTGAACATGGACATGCTTTGGCCCTACGGCGAGATGAAAGACCTGACCGTCATCGGCTACGGCCAATCAGAGCTAGAGGACTACGCCCACGCGGCCGCCAAAGAGCAGGACCGCTACGTGCTGCCCGACCAAACGCCTGAAACCGGCATGTTCTACCGCTCCGACCACTTCAACTTCGCCCACGTAGGCGTGCCGTCCCTCTACGCCAGCGGCGGCTTCGAGAGCCGCACCCGCGGCAAGGAATACATTGCCCAGCAGCGCCAGAACTACACCACCAACATGTACCACAAGCCCGCCGACCAGTTCGACCCGAGTTGGGACCTGTCCGGCATTGCTCAGGATGCCCAACTCTACTTCCGCGTCGGCCAGCGCCTCGCCGCCGAAATCACGTTCCCGAAGTGGCGCGCCGGCTCGGAGTTTAAAGGGGCGCGGGACAAGAGTATGGGCGGGAAGTAG
- a CDS encoding S41 family peptidase — protein MKNLGLLVFLFIVTQAARAQTAPAALPDSVKAFLDKSLTLLETYSLERGTVDWPQLRQTVYQKAQGAQSVRELLPIYPFVFEQLKDDHGWLTYKGKTYKWRNPACTPYANTVVKAALAKKPGVLVKMLPGNIGYVQLPGINAGGSLQAMRDAALVVQDSLCRLNPDKAKAWIIDLRLNDGGAMAPMVAGIAPLIGDGYLGGFVDKDGKPDQQWYLKQGNFYMDTMRVTTLQNRCPVRKTNKPVAVLLSGMTASSGEIVAISLKGRPTTRFFGEPTYGATTANESYRISGNSYLTIAGMQETDRNKVVYRSSIVPDELVTGGDNFTDLSKDTKVAAALKWLKTARKTK, from the coding sequence ATGAAGAACCTCGGATTACTTGTGTTCCTATTCATTGTCACGCAGGCGGCCCGCGCCCAAACTGCGCCAGCCGCACTTCCCGATTCCGTTAAGGCCTTTCTGGATAAGAGTCTGACGCTGCTGGAAACGTACTCGCTGGAGCGTGGCACTGTAGACTGGCCCCAGCTGCGCCAGACGGTCTACCAGAAAGCCCAAGGCGCCCAGTCGGTGCGGGAGTTGCTGCCGATTTATCCGTTTGTGTTCGAGCAACTCAAGGACGACCACGGCTGGCTGACCTACAAAGGCAAAACCTACAAGTGGCGTAACCCTGCCTGTACCCCTTACGCCAACACCGTTGTAAAGGCGGCGCTGGCCAAGAAGCCGGGTGTGTTGGTGAAGATGCTGCCTGGCAACATCGGCTACGTGCAGTTGCCGGGCATCAACGCCGGGGGCAGCCTGCAAGCCATGCGCGACGCGGCCCTGGTGGTGCAAGATTCCCTGTGCCGCCTCAACCCCGATAAAGCCAAGGCCTGGATAATTGACTTGCGCCTGAACGACGGTGGAGCTATGGCTCCCATGGTGGCCGGCATCGCGCCCCTCATCGGCGACGGGTACCTGGGCGGCTTCGTTGATAAGGACGGCAAGCCCGATCAGCAGTGGTACCTCAAGCAGGGTAATTTCTACATGGATACCATGCGCGTAACCACCCTGCAAAACCGTTGTCCCGTTCGCAAAACCAATAAGCCCGTGGCCGTGCTACTCAGCGGCATGACGGCCAGCTCCGGCGAAATTGTAGCCATCAGCTTGAAAGGCCGCCCTACTACCCGCTTTTTCGGGGAGCCTACGTACGGCGCTACCACTGCCAATGAGAGCTACCGTATTAGTGGCAACTCCTACCTGACCATTGCCGGCATGCAGGAAACCGACCGTAACAAAGTCGTGTACCGCTCCAGCATCGTGCCCGACGAGCTTGTCACCGGCGGCGACAACTTCACCGACCTAAGCAAAGACACCAAAGTAGCAGCAGCCCTGAAGTGGCTGAAAACCGCAAGAAAGACTAAATAA
- a CDS encoding SDR family oxidoreductase codes for MPINTILVVGGNGIIGRNAVSYLLSTGNWNTLVTSASALDYETEARYVQLDLLDAEAVAKQTEQLREVTHVFYAAYIEGKTLAAQTDVNLALLRNLVTGLEQVAPNFRHITFIQGGKAYGAHLGRYKTPALENDPRHFPPNFYYSQEDFLREQSAGKEWSWTAVRPDIVVGFAVGNPMNLANLIAVYASLCKELKVPFRFPGSLQAYQVLVNVTDATLLAKGMEWVATHDECREEIYNVTNGDVFRWSQLWPKFAEYFGVEYAEPITFPLQEYMADKAELWQQMVQKYNLESHTLDELVQWPFGDFIFNVEADAFFDVNKLRRAGFHDMHLDSFTSFRNQFEQLKAEKIIP; via the coding sequence ATGCCTATTAACACCATTCTTGTAGTCGGCGGCAACGGCATCATTGGCCGCAATGCTGTCAGCTACCTGCTTTCTACCGGCAATTGGAACACCCTGGTTACGTCGGCTTCGGCGCTGGACTACGAAACGGAAGCGCGCTACGTGCAGCTGGATTTGCTGGACGCAGAGGCCGTAGCCAAGCAGACCGAGCAACTGCGCGAGGTTACGCACGTGTTCTACGCGGCCTACATCGAAGGCAAAACCCTGGCCGCCCAGACGGACGTGAACCTGGCCTTGCTGCGCAACCTCGTAACTGGCCTGGAACAGGTAGCACCCAACTTCCGGCATATCACCTTCATTCAGGGCGGTAAAGCCTACGGAGCCCACCTTGGCCGCTACAAGACACCGGCCTTGGAAAACGATCCGCGCCATTTCCCGCCGAACTTCTACTACAGCCAGGAAGACTTTTTGCGCGAGCAGTCCGCTGGTAAGGAGTGGAGCTGGACGGCCGTGCGACCTGATATTGTGGTGGGATTTGCCGTAGGTAACCCCATGAACCTAGCTAACCTTATTGCCGTGTACGCTAGCTTGTGCAAGGAATTGAAGGTGCCGTTCCGGTTCCCGGGTAGCTTACAGGCCTATCAGGTGCTCGTGAACGTGACCGATGCCACGTTGCTGGCCAAAGGCATGGAATGGGTGGCGACCCACGACGAATGCCGCGAAGAAATCTACAACGTTACCAACGGCGACGTTTTCCGCTGGAGCCAGTTGTGGCCGAAGTTTGCCGAGTATTTCGGGGTGGAATACGCCGAGCCCATCACATTTCCGCTGCAAGAGTATATGGCCGACAAAGCGGAGTTGTGGCAGCAGATGGTGCAGAAGTACAACCTTGAATCTCACACCCTGGACGAGCTAGTACAATGGCCCTTCGGCGACTTTATCTTCAACGTGGAAGCCGATGCCTTCTTCGATGTTAATAAGCTGCGCCGCGCTGGTTTCCACGACATGCACCTCGACAGCTTCACGTCCTTCCGCAATCAGTTCGAGCAGCTGAAAGCCGAGAAAATCATCCCGTAA
- a CDS encoding alpha/beta hydrolase, protein MQKKTAALLLTPVLTAGFLTWVWRSKPYTIQADNCARITTAGRIRLALLRQLIKGTASRRNVHFPKVAMRAIEQREVATTHGAAPATFYWPEAANGPLPVYVNFHGGGFVLGFPKLDDLLCQYLAHQAQCLVVNVDYTLAPEHPFPAAIYQCYEVVKWVHEQAAILGYDASRLAIGGHSAGGSIAAGVALLVKERQEFALALQILDYPSLNLAERTDHKHVVPRKKQVLSVELASFFKHMYVPCPADRLNPLASPLLAEDLTGLTPALIVTAEYDLLRDDGNEYAQKLREQGVTVTHQEFEGVDHAFTHFGPQESAQRAWDLMVASLRTALHGSAQLNSVIELAADTVATAAPNAVLPHS, encoded by the coding sequence ATGCAAAAGAAAACAGCAGCTCTTTTACTGACCCCAGTCCTGACGGCCGGGTTTCTCACGTGGGTTTGGCGAAGCAAACCCTACACTATTCAGGCAGATAATTGCGCGCGTATCACGACAGCCGGCCGTATCCGGTTGGCTTTGTTGCGGCAGCTCATCAAGGGCACTGCTTCTCGCCGCAACGTGCACTTCCCGAAAGTAGCTATGCGCGCTATTGAGCAGCGGGAGGTGGCTACGACCCACGGCGCGGCTCCTGCCACGTTTTACTGGCCTGAGGCTGCCAATGGGCCGCTGCCGGTGTACGTCAACTTCCACGGCGGTGGCTTTGTGCTTGGCTTCCCGAAGCTAGACGATTTGCTGTGCCAGTATTTGGCGCATCAGGCGCAGTGTCTGGTGGTGAACGTTGATTACACGTTGGCCCCCGAGCACCCCTTCCCGGCGGCCATTTACCAATGCTACGAGGTGGTGAAGTGGGTGCACGAGCAAGCGGCTATACTCGGCTACGATGCCAGCCGCTTGGCCATTGGCGGCCACAGCGCCGGCGGCAGTATAGCGGCAGGAGTGGCGTTGCTGGTAAAAGAGCGTCAGGAGTTTGCGCTGGCGCTACAGATTCTGGATTATCCGTCGCTCAACCTGGCCGAACGTACCGACCACAAGCACGTCGTACCGCGCAAGAAGCAGGTGCTTTCCGTTGAGCTGGCCTCGTTTTTCAAGCACATGTACGTGCCCTGTCCCGCCGACCGTCTCAACCCGCTGGCTTCACCGTTGCTGGCCGAAGACCTAACCGGCCTAACGCCAGCCCTCATCGTCACGGCCGAGTACGACCTATTGCGCGACGATGGCAATGAATACGCGCAGAAATTGCGTGAGCAGGGCGTAACCGTCACGCACCAAGAATTTGAAGGCGTGGACCATGCTTTCACCCACTTTGGCCCCCAAGAGTCCGCGCAACGTGCTTGGGACCTGATGGTTGCTTCTTTGCGAACGGCCTTGCATGGTTCAGCTCAACTGAATTCCGTAATCGAACTAGCTGCGGATACGGTAGCTACCGCCGCACCGAATGCCGTACTACCACACTCCTAA
- a CDS encoding SMI1/KNR4 family protein, which translates to MLPAIDITTFWDDSDYYTNPAPLTPAMVSQAEKQLGYMLPDSYIQLLTSKNGGTPRNTRFPTATPTSWADDHIAISGICGLGGQWGIDSMELGSKFMLEEWGYPPIGIVVAQCPSAGHDAVMLDYRRCGAQGEPQVVHVSVEEDEEPNITFLADNFQEFLAGLVNEEQFAVASSNDDFSDFQTLPAAPANETATGSAPDPS; encoded by the coding sequence ATGCTACCTGCTATAGACATCACAACTTTCTGGGATGATTCCGACTACTATACCAACCCCGCCCCCCTTACTCCAGCTATGGTCAGCCAGGCGGAAAAGCAATTAGGCTACATGTTGCCCGACTCCTACATTCAGTTGCTGACCAGCAAGAACGGAGGTACGCCGCGCAACACGCGCTTCCCTACCGCTACCCCCACGTCCTGGGCCGACGACCACATTGCCATCAGCGGCATCTGCGGCCTTGGGGGCCAATGGGGCATTGATTCCATGGAGTTGGGCAGCAAGTTTATGCTGGAAGAGTGGGGTTACCCTCCTATCGGCATTGTGGTGGCGCAGTGCCCTTCAGCTGGTCACGATGCCGTTATGCTGGATTACCGCCGGTGCGGCGCCCAAGGTGAGCCACAGGTCGTACACGTGAGCGTGGAGGAAGACGAGGAACCGAACATCACCTTTCTGGCAGACAATTTTCAGGAGTTTCTGGCCGGCCTGGTAAACGAGGAGCAGTTTGCGGTGGCCAGCTCCAACGATGACTTTTCTGACTTTCAGACGTTACCAGCTGCTCCAGCTAATGAAACAGCAACTGGTAGCGCCCCGGACCCAAGTTAA